One genomic window of Tetrapisispora phaffii CBS 4417 chromosome 13, complete genome includes the following:
- the CYC8 gene encoding transcription regulator CYC8 (similar to Saccharomyces cerevisiae CYC8 (YBR112C); ancestral locus Anc_3.367), with translation MNSATAQPAQPLVNAVNMQQQQQQQQKLGQPNSQENIQIQQVQHPPLDPLTQSTAETWLSIASLAETVGDTDRAAMAYDTTLQYNPASTKALTSLAHLYRSRDMFQRAAELYERALSVNPELSDVWATLGHCYLMLDDLQRAYNSYQQALYYLSNPNVPKLWHGIGILYDRYGSLEYAEEAFAKVLELDPNFDKANEIYFRLGIIYKHQGKWTQALECFRYILPQPPSPLQEWDIWFQLGSVLESMGEWQGAKEAYENVLVQNEHHAKVLQQLGCLYGMNNTQFYDPQKALNLLLKSLEIDPSDAATWYHLGRVHMIRADYTAAYDAFQQAVNRDSRNPIFWCSIGVLYYQISQYRDALDAYTRAIRLNPYISEVWYDLGTLYETCNKQLNDALDAYKQAARLDPDNVHIRERLESLAQQLQNPNNAQQQAGQHPGAPGQTNDIANAPVMLQPTLQSNDRVNPLNVRPLSLQQQQQGVYGQVLEQHTEQAYAQPLVDVNGELQGLPIQQVQQMNLQQMQQQQQQQQQQQQQQQQQQQQQQQQQQQQQQQQQQAQQAQQAQQAQQAQQAQQAQQAQQAQQAQQAQQAQQAQQAQQAQQAQQAQQAQRAQLHQLPPAPVLQQEQANAPPVALGSTMVPPLQTTQIAPISIPTSVPGASESVTAPSIPPISMVDHEKMPAPQLQPIQASTIQQPTEPVKTETENDSDGSSNKRTVDDGINTLVNAAVSSESAKTSTEKSEEPSQKKLKRSSPVTVPAEPYSFTRCHRTTVEELPIEPKPVIEATVLPLAIESAVPVAETVAPVGAATPVVDAAAPFVASETPVVESATPIVESATPAAEASAPITETAAPTVTSVTPVAESTATVNESTYTATETVVTSNADSSVTTSIQEKKVDESISQAVQEETKLAEEGKTESVDSNTVPDSNTDDIPATIEVTKAEPETKSSENIKETPVHAETSTTSPVAPASEIAVTSEGEKKKDEEAKVASEPTIKPTAEALEKLEEEAKLREEDNLEKEVASEQKPTKESFPKENAVREVEEDENYDE, from the coding sequence ATGAATTCCGCAACGGCACAGCCTGCACAGCCGCTGGTCAATGCTGTGAACATgcaacagcagcagcaacagcagcagAAACTGGGTCAACCAAACTCACAAGAAAATATCCAGATCCAACAAGTCCAACATCCACCTCTCGACCCGCTAACACAGTCCACTGCAGAAACTTGGCTGTCAATTGCATCATTGGCAGAAACTGTAGGCGACACCGATAGGGCCGCTATGGCGTATGACACCACTTTACAATACAATCCGGCTTCAACTAAAGCATTGACCTCATTGGCACACTTGTACCGTTCAAGAGACATGTTCCAAAGAGCTGCCGAACTGTACGAACGTGCTTTGTCTGTCAATCCCGAACTTTCTGATGTTTGGGCAACTTTAGGTCATTGCTATCTGATGTTGGACGACTTGCAGAGAGCCTACAACTCGTACCAACAGGCGCTGTACTATTTATCAAATCCAAATGTGCCCAAGTTATGGCATGGAATCGGTATCCTATACGATAGATATGGTTCTTTGGAATACGCAGAAGAGGCCTTTGCTAAAGTTTTGGAATTGGATCCAAATTTCGATAAGGCAAATGAAATCTATTTCAGATTGGGGATCATTTACAAACACCAAGGTAAATGGACCCAGGCTTTAGAATGttttagatatatattaccACAACCTCCTTCACCACTGCAAGAATGGGACATTTGGTTCCAATTGGGTTCCGTCCTGGAAAGCATGGGTGAATGGCAAGGTGCAAAAGAAGCCTACGAAAATGTATTGGTCCAAAATGAACACCATGCAAAAGTTTTACAACAACTAGGTTGTCTATACGGTATGAACAACACCCAGTTCTATGATCCACAAAAAGCATTGAACTTATTGTTGAAGTCGCTAGAGATTGATCCATCAGATGCTGCTACTTGGTACCACCTAGGTCGTGTTCATATGATTAGGGCTGATTACACCGCTGCTTATGATGCTTTCCAACAAGCTGTGAATAGAGATTCAAGAAATCCAATCTTCTGGTGTTCCATCGGtgtattatattatcaaatctCTCAATACAGAGATGCTTTAGATGCATACACCAGAGCTATTAGATTGAATCCTTACATCAGTGAAGTTTGGTACGATTTAGGTACCTTATATGAAACTTGTAACAAACAACTAAATGATGCTTTGGATGCCTATAAACAAGCTGCCAGATTAGATCCAGATAACGTTCACATCAGAGAAAGACTAGAATCATTAGCACAACAGTTGCAGAATCCAAACAATGCCCAACAACAAGCTGGCCAACATCCAGGCGCACCTGGTCAGACCAACGACATAGCTAATGCTCCTGTAATGTTACAGCCAACTTTACAATCAAATGATAGAGTAAATCCATTGAATGTAAGACCATTATCTCtacaacagcaacaacaagGTGTATATGGTCAAGTTCTTGAGCAGCATACAGAACAAGCCTACGCTCAACCACTAGTAGACGTTAATGGTGAATTACAAGGATTACCAATTCAACAAGTTCAGCAAATGAACTTACAACAAAtgcaacaacagcaacagcaacagcaacagcaacaacaacaacaacaacagcaacaacaacaacaacaacaacaacaacaacaacaacaacagcaacaacaacaagcTCAACAAGCTCAACAAGCTCAACAAGCTCAACAAGCTCAACAAGCTCAACAAGCTCAACAAGCTCAACAAGCTCAACAAGCTCAGCAAGCTCAACAAGCTCAGCAAGCTCAACAAGCTCAGCAAGCTCAACAAGCTCAACAAGCTCAACAAGCTCAACGAGCACAATTGCATCAATTACCACCAGCACCAGTTTTACAGCAGGAACAGGCTAATGCTCCTCCAGTAGCTCTTGGTTCTACCATGGTTCCTCCATTACAAACAACGCAAATTGCACCAATATCCATTCCAACTAGCGTTCCTGGCGCTTCTGAGTCAGTAACTGCACCATCTATTCCACCTATTTCTATGGTTGATCACGAAAAGATGCCTGCCCCACAATTGCAACCTATTCAAGCTTCAACAATTCAACAACCAACAGAACCTGTAAAGACCGAAACTGAAAACGATTCTGATGGTTCATCTAATAAGAGAACTGTTGACGATGGTATTAATACTTTGGTTAATGCCGCTGTCAGTTCAGAATCAGCCAAGACCTCAACTGAAAAATCTGAGGAACCATCTCAAAAGAAACTGAAGAGAAGTTCTCCAGTCACTGTCCCTGCTGAACCGTACAGCTTCACCAGGTGCCACAGGACTACCGTTGAAGAATTGCCAATAGAACCTAAACCGGTTATTGAAGCTACAGTTTTACCTCTAGCAATTGAATCCGCTGTACCAGTTGCTGAAACTGTCGCTCCAGTTGGGGCTGCAACCCCAGTTGTAGATGCTGCTGCCCCATTTGTTGCATCCGAAACACCAGTTGTAGAAAGCGCTACGCCAATCGTAGAAAGTGCTACCCCAGCGGCTGAAGCTTCTGCTCCAATTACCGAGACTGCTGCTCCGACTGTCACATCTGTCACTCCAGTTGCAGAATCTACTGCTACTGTCAATGAAAGCACTTATACTGCTACTGAAACTGTTGTAACTTCGAATGCTGATTCTTCTGTAACTACTAGCATacaagaaaagaaagttgATGAATCTATTTCTCAGGCTGTCCAAGAGGAAACAAAACTTGCTGAAGAAGGTAAAACCGAATCTGTCGATTCTAACACTGTTCCAGATTCTAACACTGATGATATTCCAGCAACTATCGAGGTGACTAAAGCCGAACCAGAGACTAAGAGTTCGGagaatataaaagaaactCCAGTACACGCCGAGACTTCTACTACATCTCCAGTTGCGCCAGCCAGTGAAATAGCAGTAACAAGTGAAGgagaaaagaagaaagatgaagaagcCAAAGTTGCCTCAGAACCTACTATCAAGCCTACTGCGGAAGCATTAGAAAAGTTGGAAGAAGAAGCTAAACTACGtgaagaagataatttagaaaaagaagTTGCTTCTGAACAGAAACCAACAAAAGAGTCTTTCCCAAAGGAGAATGCTGTCAGAGAGGTCGAAGAGGATGAGAATTACGATGAGTAA
- the TPHA0M01640 gene encoding uncharacterized protein: MCAKKSSDRAETNGRSCGRFYWACPKTDVENTETGRGIGGGQKGGTRARTARQFNARFSKLQKFRNFRKLVLCLCFRIFILFMLLCLFVVVFCCRFSVAGLLRRHSGSTVTKRTRFSKFSLSFYWSGNWCAWVPRTLSPRRFCCFVRCQNTSWLHMSVHFSCTGSVITQLGYK; this comes from the coding sequence ATGTGTGCCAAAAAAAGCAGCGACAGAGCGGAGACAAACGGGCGCAGTTGCGGCCGATTCTACTGGGCCTGTCCGAAAACAGACGTGGAAAACACCGAAACGGGCAGAGGAATTGGAGGCGGCCAAAAGGGCGGGACTCGCGCCAGAACAGCCAGACAATTTAATGCACGGTTTTCGAAACTTCAGAAGTTTCGAAACTTTCGAAAATTGGTTTTGTGTTTGTGTTTTCGTATTTTTATACTTTTTATGCTTTTGTGTTTATTTGTTGTCGTTTTCTGTTGTCGTTTTTCTGTTGCCGGCCTATTGCGCAGGCACTCTGGGAGCACGGTGACAAAACGCACACGGTTTAGCAAATTCTCgctttctttttattggAGCGGGAACTGGTGTGCGTGGGTCCCCCGCACCCTCAGCCCACGGCGTTTCTGCTGTTTCGTCCGATGCCAAAACACCTCGTGGCTGCATATGTCGGTCCACTTCTCCTGCACCGGCTCTGTGATTACGCAACTCGGCTATAAATAA